The sequence CTCCCTTTGGGAAAACTCTCCGGATTCCTGGCCCTCACCGAGATGTAATTTTGCCCCATTTGTGATCATTTGATTCGTACCtgcttctcccccttccccttctgtAAGCACCCCAAGTGCAGAGCCTCGCTCAGTACCTGACACAGGGTCAGCACAAAGGAGGAATGTTAATACACATTTGTCAAACATATGAACACATGAACAAATGAATTCCTATACCTAGTCCCAAACTGTAAGCCTTCCATCTAGGTCTGATGTAGCATATTCTTGGAATTAGGGGGCACCTAGAGGGCACCAACTTTCTCACTCCCTGGGATAGGCATCCtttcagcagcatccctgactGGGGACCTCCAGCAGTCACCTGCATACCTTCTGTGATGGTGAGCTCACTCTCTCTTTCACGACCGCCCTCTAGAGAGCACTTCACTATGGGTGGGTTGGAATCCATTTCTGTGCCTGCAGCTTTCTCTCTCAGGTCTTAGGTCTGCCCTGTCCCCCGCCCCAAACTCAGACCTTCAAGTCACTCTCCAGGTCCTTTCTTCCTCCATTCTGAGCAGTCCTGGTTACATCAACTCAGAGAGTAGAGCCCAGTTCTCTTGggtctctcctcccttctctgtaTACTTCCCAGTTTCTCACTGACCCCTTGAAAAATTGGGTCCTGGGCAGAGCCCAGCACTCCAGAGGACTTGCTGAGCAAACTTTCACCAACACATCCACTTCCTGACCTTCCCTGCTAAGGCAGTCATGAGCTCATCCACGTCAGCCACAACCCAGGCAGCCCTCTTTCCCCCCTCCCATGAACAACCTTCATTTTGCTGCATAAACTCGGACATAACCCCTTTCCTTTCGGGGCCTCACTACTTCCATCTGTGCAATGAAAAGAGTTCCTCCAAGCAGGAAGGGGCACCCTCGGCATAATGTCCCTCACTCTGCTATAGTAGCTATGAGAGCTGCAGAAGAACAAGATTCTGACCAAGACCAGCTTCATGGGTGAGTCAgctgtgcagtcacacagggcccAGTGTTTAGAAGGGCCCCATGCTTGGTTGAATGCTCTAccgttgccatcttgaaatttataataatttttgaagGGAGCTCACGTTGTCATTTTGCATTGGGCCCTGTAAATCGTGTCCTGATCCTGACACATCTGTCTAGCCCTGAGATGATGCTGACCTGCCCTAGCCAAGGTGGTGACCCAAGGGACGGACAGCTTAAATAGATAAGACCCTGATTCTGCCCAACTTCTGGGGGCCACATGTCCCTGAACATTTAGGGGGCTCCCAGGAAACGCTGGAGGATCAAATCCCATAGGGGGCTTCTGTGCAGCTCCTTGGCCCTGAACCTCCTGTGGGGAGGGAACGCATCTCCCACAGGCCTTCTGATCCAAAGCCCTGTCCTTCATGAATCCTTCCCCAAATCCCTCTACTATGCTCGCCACTCCCGGTTCACTGATGGTCTCTCAACTATTtaacaccccccaaccccagtaGCTGTGAAATGTTTGGCAGTCTTTAATTGGGCAAGGTGCGGGGAGATgcatgatacatttaaaatacaagaGTGCCCCAACGATAATAGATAGATCAGGGCTTTCGGATAAGCCAGCTATTAAAAAGACATCTTTGAATCAAATGAAACACTTTGAATATGAACTGGGTATTAGATAATACCCAGgactttgtgttaatttttttggaattttatttatttttttatagaacagtttcttattagttatctgttttatacctattagtgtatacatgtcaatcccaatcttccaattcatcacaccaacaccaacaccactttccccccttggtgtccatacatctgttctctacttccgtgtctctatttctgccctgcaaaccggttcatctgtaccatttttctaggttccacatatatgcgttaatatacgatatttgcttttctctttctgacttaacttcactccatatgacagtctctagatccaggAATCTGTGTTAATTttgttaggtgtgataatggcatattatgtaagaaaatgtccATGTGTTTTAGAGATGCATGCTGAAGTAAGTAGGGGTAAAATGACATGAcgtttaaaatttccttttaaatacttTAGCAAAAAAAAGGGAAGCGAGCCAGTGAAATAAGTGTGGCAAAATCTTGATAACGGTTGAAACTGGTGATGGGTATATAGTGATTCACTCTACaattctacttttgtgtatgtttgaaacgTCTCATTAAAATAAAGGTGGGAGTGAGGGCGCGGGTAGGGGGGTTGCCAAGAGAATTGTGAGAAGTTCGCTAGAATGTCTCTAAAAGAATGTCGCTACGCCACCTCTCTAAGAACTTTCTCTAGAGAGCGAACTCAGGTGAACTCCCCAATTGTTTGCAGACTcgtgtatgtgcatatgtgcatTTTCCCCCCCGGGAAAAAACATCCACAGCTTTCATGAGACACTCAGAGGGGTCGtgacccctcctctcccccctgcccccgcaAAAGATTAAGGACCCGCTACCTTAAAGACGGGAACCCGGTTTGAAGTCAGCGTTTCCTCCCCTTCACCTCCAACTGGTCCCTGCGGACTGCGCCACAGGCCCGGTGTGGCTGCGTGACGCTGGCCTGGCGCCCCTGAACCCCACGGATCCCTTCTCTCCACCTGTAAAAGGGGGTTGTGGGGCGGTCGAGGTGTTCGGGCGGTTAGGCTGGGGCCTCGCAGGAGACTCCCACACCTAGCGATGCCTCGATGCTCGCTCAGGATGCGCCCtccgcgccccccaccccccttggcCCCGGCGTCCACCTCCCGCTTGGGGCGGCAATTTGTCTCCTTTTGAACCCCCCGCCCCCGACGGGTTTCCCCCTTTGATTCGCGGCCTGGAGGCTCCCCCCGCTTTGAAATGCAAACCCGCCTCGGCTGGGGCCGTGGCGGCCCGGAGCTATAAAAGGCCTGGGTGGGGCGGCGGCGGCAGGGCTGGGAGTTCAGGTGAGCAGTTGCTCGTCGGGGCGGCCGGCTGCGGCGGCTCCAGGGCCCAGCATGCGCGGGGGGCCCCGCGGCCACCATGTACGTGGGCTATGTGCTGGACAAGGAATCCCCCGTGTACCCCGGCCCCGCCAGGCCCGCCAGTCTCGGCCTGGGCCCGCAAGCCTACGGTCCCCCGCCGCCTCCGCAGTACCCCGACTTCACCGGCTACTCTCACGTGGAGCCGGGCCCCGTGCCCCCTGCGGCCTGGAGCACGCCCTTCTCTGCGCCCAAGGACGAATGGGCCGCCGCCTACAGTCCGGGCCCCGCGGCCTCCACCGCCAGCCCGGCCCCGCTGGCATTCGGGCCCCCTCCGGACTTTAGCGCGGTGCCCGCGCCCCCGGGGCCTGGGCCGGGTCTCCTGGCGCAGCCCCTCAGCGGCCCAGGCGCACCGTCCTCGCCCGGAGCGCAAAGGCGGACGCCTTACGAGTGGATGCGGCGCAGCGTGGCGGCCGGAGGCGGCGGTGGCAGCGGTAagcacccctccctcaccctgagCCTCTGGACGGTTCCCCTGGGCGCCGGCAGGTGCTAGAGCGAGGCCCCGGCCGCCCCCTGTCTGACCTCTGCCCCGGCCCTGCTTGGGTTCCAGAGTGTGCCCGCCACCCCCGACTCTGTCCCTGCGGGCTGTTCTCTCAGCTTCCCCCTTCTGAATCCTGGAGCCTTGGGAAGCACACGCCGTCTTTCCCTGTAGACAGGGAGACTGAGACCCCAGCCATGAAGAACGATGCCTTGTGGTTGCGTGGCAAGGCCGGAACTAGACACAGGTCCCCAGACCTTTATCCCAGGGTAAACTTTTAGCAACACTGGCCCTGGTGGTCATCCGTTTCATGCACCCCTATCCCAGCCCCAAAGAGGGGCTGCAAACCCCCAAAGGACATGCACCGATTATGTGAACACCCATAAGTCACTTTCCTTTCCAGGTCTCAGTCCCCCACCCATACAACGAAGAGATCGGTGGGTCATATCATTTGGACTAAAAAAGAGCCCTCTTTGGTTAGATTGGTGGTGGTGAAGGGTCCCTACCTTACCATCCCAGGGCTCGCCCTGAACTCTtgaccctgggggaggggaaagtagGAGCAGTTGGGAAGGTGGCTACTGTTTGGCTCCTGAGCCTGTGAACCTTCTGCCCCCAGGCAGGCCTCTTGGATCCACCCTCTTcaaaggcaggggagggggcaggacaaAGGCTCAGCTTTAATGAGGGGCGGCCTGACCTCCTTCATAGGTCCCCCCTTTGTCATGTAACAGGCTGGGCCTTGGCTCGGTAGTGACTCCTGTCGGCCAGAATGTGAACATGATACCCATTGTCCCGACTGCGTCCGGCCTGTCCTGACAAAGGCCACCTGGCCTTAGGGGCGGGAAGTTGGCCTGCCCACCCTTTGAtgtccagcccctcctccctttcccccagctGGGAGCGAGCCTAGGacatcccccacctcctccctctcttcaccTCCATGTCCCCACACACTCCCAGCAGATGCTGGGGAGGGCTGATCAGCAGCTACAGGTTTAGCTGTATTTGTACCACCTCCTTGGGAGTCCCAGGGACACAGAGCCTCCTGTCTGCCTCCGGAGGCCTCAGAGGACTGGGGTTTCTGTCCCAGCTGTGCCACTTGTCTCTGTGGCCTTGGctaaataataacagctaatgtTTATGGAACACTTACTAACGGAGCGAGCACTGACCTGATatcttttaattcttataactTTATCATAGGTGCTATTATCACCCCCGTCTTCAAGAGGAAGAAACTATGGCATAGAGAGGTTACAGAGTTGCGCAAGTATAGTTATACCTACATGAGCAGTAAATGGTGGGGCTGGGATATGACCAAGCCGGTGCTCTAATCCTCTGAACAGCGTCTCTTAAACCAGCCATCTTTTCTGAGTGTCAGTTTCACCATCCCATGAGAGGGAAGGGTCTTGTACCTTTGTTTGAGTTACAAAAGGACCCCTTTGTGAAATCTGATGGGAAGTGTAAATGTTCTCCCTAGAAAAACAAAGTGTTTCCTAATCGGGCAAACAATTTCAGGGGTTCTAAAGGCCCCCAGAAGCTTTACCCATAAACCTCGGTTGAGAATTTTCATTAGATTATATGAGAGGAAGTGTCTGGGGCCACTGACCCTCAGGGTCCTGCAGTTCTGTGTCTGTTCCCTGAAGAAGGAAGCCCACTTTTCCTGCTCCTTTATTCTGGTTGTTACTTCCTGCTGATCGGGAGACTTTGGAGATGGATGGGGAGGTTCCCCAGGGGCGGGGACTTGGAGAGAGGCCAGCACTATGTGAGGGGGAGAGAGTGGGTCAGTGGGTGGGGGTCAGAGGACTGGCAGGAACCCTGGGGAGCTTCCAGGCTGTGTGATGTCAGGCAAGTCACGTCCCTCTGGGCACTGGAGCTGCCGAACTCAGTTCACCTCTGGTCTCGGAAGTCATTTGGAAACACTTGTCCCTGGGCACATAGGGGGCCTAGGAGTAACTCTGCCCAAAGGCAAAAGTCCTTTCCACCTTCACTCTCAGAAACTAAAATGAAGGGCCAAGGGAGGTTTGGGGGCTCTGGAGGAAAGTGGCCACCCCAGGAGCCAGGTGAGAGCCGTTCTGCCTTTTTGAAGGTAGAAGCTGCTACCTGTCCACTCAGGCAGCATCTGACTCTGACTCTGGAGGTGGGGTCAGAATTGGGGTGGGGTTACAGACCCTCCGTGAGACAGAGGCCAAGCCCCTCTCCtctttggcctcagtttctccttctggGCAATGAAGATACAGGGTCTCTGGGGGTGTTTCCCAGGTAAGGCTGTTGTCTGGGACAGCAGAGGGAAGGTCAGTGCATGCCATCTCCCCAGATGTTGCTGGTCACCTGTTCTTATTGTACCCTTCTTGccccttcttccctcttctgtgCCTCTAGCATTCTAGAATATCTGAACTGGACAGTTAGAgaacagacatacagatgggaaactgaagCCTGGAGGTTTTAAGGCATGTTCCAGTTTCACACAagtggaggcagggctgggataTATGTTGGATGAgtcagtttaaaattttccagtggcttcccattatATTTAGGGCAAAATCTACACTCCTTCCTGAGGTCTACAAAGCTGTATGTGCTACTGCAGGCAGGTCTTGTACACATactgttccctctccctggaaaACTCTTTCCCCCGACTCTTTGCAGGCTCTTTCTCACCATTCAGGTCTTAGCTTAAtggccacctcctcagagaggtccTCCATGATGTTCCAAAGTAGGCACCCCCCACCAATACCCATTGATCATCTTTGCCATGTTTCCTTCAGAGCACTAACTTACTTATTTGTGAGTTTGTGTGTTGTCTGTTCCCACACCCACTGACAAGGTAAACTCCTATGAAGTCCAGAACCATGTCTGTTTGACCCATGGCTACATTCCAGGCACCCAGCTCAGTGTGTGGcatttagtaggtgctcaatacgttttgttgaatgaatgaacagggcAAGTGTGAGGAACAGTAAGACAGCtctgggagaagaggggagagatgaGATCTCAACCTGGAGATGGGACCCATGACTGTCCAGCCGAGCAGCTCATGCCAGTGGTGGAAGCCTGGTTGCCCCCTTCTCCCTACTCCATGGATGGGACAGTACTCCATCCTCACCTGGGGAATTGGCGTTGCTGAGGCTGGGACTAAGATGCCAGCTTTCCCTAAGGAGGGGGCAGGAAAGATGGGGAAGATGTGGGAGAGGCTGTTATGTTGTCCATTAACCAGTTCTGAGTGATGACTTTCACTTGACTGAGGCCAGGATAGGAAATGACTACAAGgggctctatttttttttttttttctgtcttccccgTTTGCATCTATAAATATCAGCATTTTCCTTAGGAAGGTTCTAAATTATTCTTCTGCTGAAGGCTCAGCCTCCAATTCCTTGTGAATAGTTTTTCACAGGTTAATGGCCCATTGGGGTGGCTGAGGTCTCATACAAGTCGGGAGATGTCCGCTCAGATGATGAGACTCTTGCAGCAGGGTTTAGATCTTGGTCCATCCCCATCAGCCTtcagatagagaaactgaggcccgtGGAGGGGATgaaccctcctctccccaccacatCCTAGACCCTCTCCCTTGGCCCATTGCCACAGTCACCAACCTGGCCTCTCACCTTCAGCCTCTCTCCGATGCCCTAGCCGCCCTCTAAACCATGGCTTCCCACTGCCATGGaattgccatttcattttgtgcCGTTTCATTGCTGTAAAATCCAGCTCCATTTCAGAGCCCTCTTGAGAACTGGCCCCAACCCACTCTTGAAGCCACTCTCCCGTTAGTTTGCCGAGATACAGAAATGCTTACCTGGGACAGTTAAGAGTCCGGCTTGGGAGCCTCAGGCCTGGGATTGCATTTCTGTCAGAAGCTGCATTAGCCACAGGCGAGTTAATTTGGAtcatttctctgagtctcagcttcttcCACTGTAACATTAATAAGATTACACCTTGAAGCAATGGTGCCAGTAGAGCACAGCCCTgaccctggcacacagtaggcgctcagtGCACTGGCGCCTGGGACCATCTCTACCAGTCCTTAGCAGGTGCACGCGAGCACACACCTCACACTCCCTGCCTCTCTATTATGGGTCCCTTGACCTGAactgccctcccttccctctcctaccTGTTTACCAGGTCAAATGCTGCTTCTTCTCCAAggtcacctcctctaggaagccctcCTTGGTTCCCTCCCCTACACACACTGTACCAGGCCCTTGTTTTGAACAACATTTATCACTGACTGTCTTGTTGATCCCTGCCATCTACCATCTGTTATCCCCTCAAGGAGCAGTGCTAATCAGTCCTGTCCTTCTCACCATACCTTGCACATTGTAGGAGCTCACGATAAAGCTAATAACTGTGGCATCAGCTGAGtctttaccatgtgccaggcactgtgccaagaaGTTTGCATGGATGATCTCAGTTACGTCTCATAACAACTCTAAGAGGTGTGAGGAGCTATTAttagcttcattttacagataaagttaatgaagctcagagagggtgaggtggcttgcccaagctcacacagccgGGATGCTGCTGCACAGGGTTCAAACCTAGACTCTACGGCCTAATGAGCATCTATCAAATAAAGCAACGCACTCAGAATGGGAGCCCAAGACCCCTCCCCATGTGCATTCCCGTCTAGGTGGGGAAAAGGAGGCCAGTCAGAGACGAGCTATAAGAGGCTGGAGGGGGAGGATGGGCACAGCAGGTGCCGGGCTGTTTAAAACTGGTTCTCAAGGCAGAAACTCCATTTGACACCTCATCTCTCAGATGTACCTGGGAAGCGGGGAGTGACCCAGTTAGAAGGTGGCAGAAGGCTTTTTTCGGTTGGGTGTTCCCCCACACGCACACTTAGGCACGTATTGCTGCGGAGAGCTTGGGGAGCTGTTCTGAAGGTCCAAAACAGCTTTGTTAGCAGCAAGCCTGGTTTGTCAATGAGGAATTATCTTAATGAGATGACCCCTCAAGGTTCTGTCCTGGAGCTCTTGGGATTTGGACACATTTACATCTGGAGTCAGGTCCGGCACCCTGTTCACATGCTAAGCCCTCCCCCCCTGCCATACTTGCCCATCAACCTTATAGGGATGTGCCACATAGATCCCTCAGCATCACCAGAGAGAGGGAGCAGGCATTGGTGAAAGCCGAGACTGACACTCCAGGCTCAACCCCCTCTGATGTCTTCCCATTTCTCTTGAAGTCAAATCCAAACCCCTCACCCCAGGGCTCAAAGCCCTGCTAGCCTCTCCAGGCTCATCACATGCCTCTTTCATTCAGTCACGTAGGCAGGCAGGCGATAATAGTCTCTGAGTCTCTCTTCTGTGCCAAACATTCTGCTAGGTGTTACAGATTCCTGCCAGAACAAGCAGACAGGGTCCCTCACAGAGCTGGTCCTCTGTTGCTGCTCTCTGCCTCAGGgcatttgcacatgctgttctgtCTTCCTGGGATATTGTTCCCCATTGGTGACATGGAAACCTCCTGCTCAACCATCATATCttggcttaaatgtcacctcctccaggaggtgACATTTACCTGCCCCAAGCTAAATAAAGTAggttccctcccccaccacctcccGCCACCTAATCTAGCTCTCAGCTCCATTGCTTTCCTTCACACTAATCACAGTTCgtaattatttcatttgtttgtttttaatctaccCCCCCCCACCCATGAAAAACAGGAATGAACTGTTTAACAAATAAGTACCGAGCAACTCCcacagtaataataaaatgaactagCATCTATTGAGTACTCGCTATTTTTTCAAGTGCAGGTATTTTCGACCCCAGAACAGCACATTTCTCCATTAGATTAGTGACGTTGACTAAGGCTGTGGGAGCAGTGGAGCTGGACAGAAGGATGTCCTTTAGAGGTTGAGCCACcagctgatggattggatgtgggaaGCGGGGGAAGGGCCACCTAGGCTTTTGGCCTGAGTGGCCTGAGGATGGGGGCCATTTACTGCGAGAAGACCAGGAAGCGGTAGGTCTGTGTTAGGTTTAACAAGGATTCATCAAGCACTCGCTGTGTGTGTCTGGCACTGTTGTGGAACCAAATGAGCAAGGTGGCATGGTCTCTACCCTCGCAGAGCATTCAGGGAGCCAGGAACCAAGGGGAGGGGATTTGCCAAGGTTCCTCAATGAGCTAGAAAAGGGCTGGAGTCCAGAGCCCCGTCCTGCACCTCCGCCCCAAATGTGACTCTTCATGTCCCACGCCTGTGGATGATTAGTCAGGAACTTCAACTCCAGACCAGAGGAGGATGGCCAGGGTAGGGCAGAGGCCTGGGAACTCCACCAGGAAACAGCTGGTGGCCTCAAGTTGTTCAGCCCGGAAGAAGATGTGAAGGGATGCAGTTGCTGCTTGCAACTCTTAGAAGGGCTGTTCTAGGCCAAGGGTGCCCCTTATTTCTGGTGCCCCTTGTGGAAAATCCTGGGAAGAATATAGATGGGTGACGGGTGCAAGAACAGGCTGCTTTGTAGATAGTCCAAGCAGTCTGGTTACGTATGCTGTGCGGGTGTGAGCATCTGGCCCTGGCTGGGAGTTTGGTCCAGCCGTgttgtccaacagaactttctataGCTCTATATCTATGCTGTTCAGTGTG comes from Tursiops truncatus isolate mTurTru1 chromosome 3, mTurTru1.mat.Y, whole genome shotgun sequence and encodes:
- the CDX1 gene encoding homeobox protein CDX-1, with the protein product MYVGYVLDKESPVYPGPARPASLGLGPQAYGPPPPPQYPDFTGYSHVEPGPVPPAAWSTPFSAPKDEWAAAYSPGPAASTASPAPLAFGPPPDFSAVPAPPGPGPGLLAQPLSGPGAPSSPGAQRRTPYEWMRRSVAAGGGGGSGKTRTKDKYRVVYTDHQRLELEKEFHYSRYITIRRKSELAANLGLTERQVKIWFQNRRAKERKVNKKKQQQQPSQPPPPAHDVTATPAGPPLGGLCPSSASLLGTSSPMPVKEEYLP